The Lagopus muta isolate bLagMut1 chromosome 4, bLagMut1 primary, whole genome shotgun sequence genome has a window encoding:
- the GC gene encoding vitamin D-binding protein, with translation MKAVVTFLLLLFVVTHAEHRGRPYVRDKVCQEFKTMGKDDFRTMTLIMNSRKFSNATFKEISHLVHEIVSLAETCCADGVDPSCYDAGSSALSAKSCSPDSPFPAHPGIAACCLHQGLEQKLCLAALEHPPRQLPHYVELSNEEICQAFKKDPKDFADRFLHEYVSSYSQAPLPVLLGSTKNFLSMVSTCCISPSPTVCFLKEKLQRKTLSLLTLMSNRACSRLTGYGKDKMKFSYLTMLAQKIPSASFEDLSPLAEDAAEVFSQCCDSVAENCIQQKLSEHTTKICTTLSAKDKRFSDCCAGKNIIQNYFCISALQPAVAPKLPELQKPTNKQLCDDNGALHIGRYLFELARRYTNVPDVFLGKLYDASENVIRECCSAKDASTCLDSKRQQMGAELPAFLERANQFCGQYNELNFLDFKKRLRDSIRQTRPDASPELLTQLTDQRADFASTCCPANSPPLYCVAQVTAELASTCKQGSCMLV, from the exons ATGAAGGCGGTTGTtaccttcctgctcctgcttttTGTAGTAACTCATGCCGAACATCGAG GTAGACCATATGTTCGGGACAAAGTCTGCCAAGAGTTCAAGACCATGGGGAAAGATGACTTCCGAACCAT GACCCTCATCATGAACAGCAGGAAATTCTCTAATGCCACCTTCAAGGAGATCAGCCACCTCGTGCATGAGATTGTCTCACTGGCAGAGACCTGCTGTGCCGATGGTGTTGACCCATCCTGCTATGATGCTGGG TCTTCAGCCTTGTCAGCCAAGTCCTGCAGCCCTGACTCGCCTTTCCCTGCCCATCCGGGGATAGCCGCCTGCTGTCTCCACCAAGGCCTGGAGCAGAAGCTGTGCCTGGCTGCCCTAGAGCACCCACCACGCCAGCTGCCCCACTATGTTGAGCTTTCCAATGAGGAAATCTGCCAGGCGTTCAAGAAGGATCCGAAGGATTTTGCTGACAG GTTCCTGCATGAGTACGTCAGTAGCTACAGCCAGGCGCCATTGCCCGTGCTCTTGGGCTCCACCAAGAACTTCCTTTCCATGGTCTCCACTTGCTGCATATCACCATCGCCCACTGTCTGCTTCTTGAAGGAG aaactacaaagaaaaactCTTTCTCTACTCACTTTGATGTCAAACAGAGCTTGCTCCCGCTTAACAGGATATGGGAAGGACAAAATGAAGTTCAG CTACCTGACCATGCTTGCCCAAAAGATACCAAGTGCTTCATTTGAGGACCTTTCCCCTCTGGCAGAGGATGCAGCTGAAGTGTTCTCCCAGTGCTGTGACTCAGTGGCTGAAAATTGCATTCAGCAGAAG TTGTCGGAGCACACCACAAAGATCTGCACCACACTGTCAGCCAAAGACAAAAGGTTTTCTGACTGCTGTGCAGGAAAAAACATCATACAAAACTACTTCTGCATCTCTGCCTTGCAACCAGCTGTGGCCCCCAAActgcctgagctgcagaagCCAACCAACAAGCAATTGTGTGATGATAATGGGGCCCTCCACATCGGAAG GTACTTGTTTGAGTTGGCACGGAGGTACACCAATGTCCCTGACGTCTTCCTTGGTAAGCTGTACGATGCCTCTGAAAATGTCATCAGGGAGTGCTGCTCTGCTAAGGATGCTTCAACCTGCCTTGACAGCAAG CGACAGCaaatgggagcagagctgcctgccttcCTCGAAAGGGCCAACCAGTTCTGTGGACAGTACAATGAGCTGAATTTCCTTGACTTCAAGAAGAG GCTGAGGGACAGCATCAGGCAGACCAGGCCAGATGCTAGCCCCGAGCTGCTGACACAGCTGACAGACCAGAGAGCTGATTTTGCCTCTACATGCTGCCCAGCGAACTCACCGCCACTCTATTGTGTTGCACAG GTGACCGCAGAGCTAGCAAGTACTTGCAAGCAGGGCTCCTGCATGCTGGTCTAG